From a single Nicotiana tabacum cultivar K326 chromosome 8, ASM71507v2, whole genome shotgun sequence genomic region:
- the LOC142163021 gene encoding uncharacterized protein LOC142163021 has protein sequence MNRQNMIPEILLTLVLLVLNLGGSNSQFMPWPPIVTRPLCLHQFTLANHACRFLPYTPLPPPSTTPSPEPQPSPPSLTSSEYEETPVEEECCRWMKSIDSECVCALLAHLPPFLSKPIHQYTAVVDASCSVTFKCSSRIRYENEKSPQSP, from the coding sequence ATGAACCGACAGAACATGATCCcagagattttattaactttGGTACTCCTAGTACTTAACCTAGGAGGATCAAATAGCCAATTTATGCCTTGGCCACCTATTGTCACACGTCCACTTTGTCTCCATCAATTTACACTTGCTAACCATGCATGTCGATTTTTGCCATATACTCCATTGCCTCCACCATCCACTACCCCTTCACCCGAGCCACAACCGTCACCTCCTTCTCTTACGAGCTCTGAGTATGAAGAAACTCCTGTAGAAGAAGAATGTTGCAGGTGGATGAAATCAATCGATAGCGAATGTGTTTGTGCCCTATTGGCTCATTTGCCTCCTTTTCTTTCTAAGCCGATTCACCAATATACTGCTGTGGTTGATGCATCTTGCAGTGTCACTTTCAAGTGTAGTTCGAGGATTAGGTATGAAAATGAGAAGTCACCGCAATCTCCATGA